Below is a genomic region from Hippea sp. KM1.
TGTTGTATCCCATCCAGCCCAATACCTTCAGGTTTCTATAGCTAAACAGCGGCACTATGGTCGTTTTGGCCAATGTTTCACCTGTTTTACCGTCGTTGCCTGCATGTGGGGTATTGGTTTTTTGTGCTAACTCCTTTAGGGCTGGAATGGATGAGCCTGTGCTTGGTGTAAAGTTTACATAGGGTATGTTGTTTTTTAATGCTGCGTATGCATAGAGCATACTGGCTGAGGCAAACTCCTTCTTGTTTTCCTTTATCATCTTCTCAAAGCCGTATAGGCTTCCGTGGTATTCCTCGTTGTATTTTATTACAGGCTCGGTTGAAGCCACATTTATCGCAACGGTCTCATCATCCGCAAAATCCGTGATGTCTGCCTCTATCTTTTCAGAGATCTCCTTAAGCGTTAATCCGCTATCCTCAAGCGCCTCAACCCTGCCCAATTCCCTTATGGCGTTTCCACAGTTTAGTGCCGTTCCTTTCTTGGGCTTTATTTTGCTTGTCTGGTCTTTTGTCTCTTCCAATATATCTTTATCAAAGTGTTGGTTTAAAACCCAGTGGTGCAGTGCGGTTTCGTATACGCTTTTGTCTGTTTCCCTTATCTCTACCCCGCCGAATTCAAACTCAAACGGCACTGTCTCGCTTAACTCTTCCTTGAAGTGGCTCAACTCACTAACCAGTCCCACCTTTGGCGCCTTTCCCTTCTCTATGGCCTTTGCCCCGACTATGGCTGTTGTGGAAACGATACCGTGGAGTCCGAAAATCCATACTTTCATTCTGCCACCTCCTTAAACATTGTTTTTTAAAAGAAAAAACAATGAAGAATTAAGGAAATTAGCAGAACAAAAGTATGTATAGGCTCAATATAAATTTATCTAAACGGCCGAAAAAGTCAAGTTCTATGCTATCCTTCTAAACTCCTCTTCCGGCATGGGCCTGAAGAAGAAATACCCCTGGAAGTAATCGCACCCCATGTCTTTAAGTATGTCAAACTGCTCCTTCTTTTCTATTCCTTCTGCTATGGTTTTTATGCCGAGTTTTTTGCTTAAGAATATTATGGACTCAACGATGTTTCTTGTGTGTTTTGAATGTGTTATCTCTTTTGTAAACGATATGTCTATCTTTAGGCTTTCTATCTTTAGTCTGGAAAGATAGGATAGCGATGAATATCCGGTGCCGAAATCATCAATCGAAAACGAAACACCGATAGTTTTGAGTCGTTCTATGAGGTTGTTTAAATGGGTAAAGTTTTCTATAAATGCCCTTTCGACAATCTCAAGCTTTAGCAGTGATGGTTTTATGCCGTATCTGTCTATCCTTGAGGATATTTCGCCATAGAGGTTTTCTTTATTTAGACTCTTTGTTGATAGATTTACAGATATGGGTATGTTTATGCGGTGGTTTTTGATGATTTTTATAACCTCTTCGACCACCTGCATCTCAACCGCCTTTATCAGATCGGTCTGTTCTAAATAAGGTATAAACTCCATAGGTGGTATGAGTTTAGAATCATTTTTCCATCTAAGGAGCGATTCTGCACCGCATATCTTTTCTTTGCTATCCACATAGGGTTGGAAGAACGGCGTGAATTCGTTTCTCTCTAATGCCAAATGGAGTTGCGATTTTAATTTCAATATGCGTGTGGCTGTGGTTTCAAAGTCCTTCCTAAAAAACCCTAATTGGTTTTCACCTTTGATTTTGGCATCGGCAAGGGCTATTTGGGCCTTATCGAGCAGGTCTTTGGCCTCATTGCCATCTTTTGGAAACAGGCTGATGCCTATGTTAAAGGATAGGTGTATGGTTTTGTTTTCTATATTATACGGTTCTTTTAGGTTGTTCATTATCCTCGCCAATGCGGTTGCCACATTTTCCTCAAATTTTAAGTCCTTTAGAATAACCCCAAATCTCTCTGATTCCAACTTGGCGGCTATATCGTATTTGTAAACGCTCTCTTTTAGCCTCTTTCCGATGGCTTTTAATACCTCATTGCCCGTCTCAAACCCGAAGGCTTCGTTTATACTCTTAAACGAAATGGGGTTTATTATGGCAACAGCCCCCACCAGCTTCTCTGCTTTTGCCCTTACTATAAATCGCTCTAAGGATTCCATAAATGTATTGTAATTGGGCAGTGATGTTAGCCTGTCGTAATGTATGATATGGTTTAACTCTTGCATCAGTTGCTCTTCGTTTGTTAGCTGCTTGCCTGCC
It encodes:
- a CDS encoding inositol-3-phosphate synthase, with product MKVWIFGLHGIVSTTAIVGAKAIEKGKAPKVGLVSELSHFKEELSETVPFEFEFGGVEIRETDKSVYETALHHWVLNQHFDKDILEETKDQTSKIKPKKGTALNCGNAIRELGRVEALEDSGLTLKEISEKIEADITDFADDETVAINVASTEPVIKYNEEYHGSLYGFEKMIKENKKEFASASMLYAYAALKNNIPYVNFTPSTGSSIPALKELAQKTNTPHAGNDGKTGETLAKTTIVPLFSYRNLKVLGWMGYNILGDLDGVVLNHTENKESKIISKDGVLEKVLGYSPYTITEINYFPPLQDNKTAFDFVHYEGFLGKKMKFYFIWDGIDAILAAPLVLDLARFALYAKKKQQAGVIKELAFFFKSPMDTNIYNTHEQFILLKEWFDSLRSRSDAGSNIGSRVWKQDGRGFAKTA